A segment of the Caldalkalibacillus thermarum genome:
CACGGCTATGAAGAAAATGAAGAAGGCTGGGTCTTCCTGTCCACTGAAATTAACGATAATGAAGTCACCATCATCATTAGGGATGAAGGACAAGGAATCAAAGATATCGAGCAGGCTAGACAGCCGTTGTTCACAACAAAGCCGGAAATGGAACGCTCAGGCATGGGCTTTACCATCATGGAGAACTTCATGGATCATGTGGAAGTGTCCAGTGAAGAAGGCAAAGGCACAACGGTCAAGCTGGTCAAAAAATTGACCACCAACCCTAACCAAGCCTTGTGTAATTAAGGAGAATGCCTATGGATGTGGATGTGAAACAGTGGAACCGTTCACATGATTATTTGGATGATGAGGAAATCAAATCACTCATATCCCGAAGTCAACAAGGGGATACCAAGGCCAGAGACCGCCTGGTCCAAAGTAACACACGCTTGGTCTGGTCAGTCGTACAGCGCTTTTTAAATCGCGGCTATGAGGCAGAGGATTTGTTTCAAATTGGGTGTATTGGCCTGCTCAAATCAATTGATAAATTTGATTTGAGTTACGAGGTTAAATTTTCCACTTATGCTGTTCCGATGATTATCGGTGAAATTCAACGGTTTCTGAGGGATGATGGTTCCGTTAAGGTCAGCCGTTCCTTGAAAGAGACCGCCAACCGGATTCGCCGTACGAAAGATGAGTTAACCAAGCAACTTGGCCGTCAGCCCAAAGTGAGCGAAATTGCCGAAGCTTTGGACATTTCTCCCGAGGATGTGGTGTTTGCCCAAGAAGCGCTGAGAGAACCGGCCTCCATTCACGAAACGGTCTATGAAAACGATGGAGACCCCATTACTTTGATGGATCAGATAGCCGATGACAGTGATCAAAGGTGGTTTGATCAGCTCGCCTTAAAAGAAGCGCTGACTACACTCTCGGAGCGGGAAAAACTGATCGTTTACTTGCGTTACTACAAGGACCAAACCCAATCGGAAGTGGCCGAACGGTTGGGCATCTCCCAAGTGCAGGTTTCACGGCTGGAAAAAAGGATTCTTCAACAAATTAAAGAACATATGAGCGGCTGAATTCCTCCCTCACTTTCCTTGTCAGGAGAAGTGAGGGTTTTTTTGTCCATACATGTTCGCATCTTATTGGGAACATACTATATGGAAAGATATAAAAGGCATGGGTTTCCCTGTTATCACTTCAGCCTAAAAAGGGGTGGAACGCATGGAAAACGGTCAACTTCTCTATCTGCGCCTGCGCCACCGTGTCCAACTGAGGCCGAGCCAACACGTCTATTTTGAAGATATTGCCCAGTATATCGTTGCCCCACACTATGAGGAAAAACTAAAACGACTGCGGATACACACCGTCTCTCCGGAGGACAGGCATCTCATTGTGATTGATGTGGTAAAGGTGATTAAGCGGTTGCAGGAGGTTATCCCCCACCTGGAAGTTGAGGTATTGGGCCCTAGTCAAACGATTATTGAGATCGTTTATCCCCAAAAATCACCCCAGTTTCTTCTTGTTTTATTTGTGTGGATTCTGTTGTTTACCGGCTCAGGACTAGCCATCATGAATTTCCATGAAGATGTGAGTATGCTAGCTGTGCATCAGCGTATTTACAAAATGATGACGGGTATAGAAGAGCCGCATCCTTTATGGTTGCAAATCCCCTACTCCTTCGGGATTGGCATCGGCATGATATTGTTTTTCAACCATGTTTTTAAAAAAAGGCTTAATGAGGAACCAAGTCCCCTGGAAGTAGAAATGTTTAATTACCAGCAAAGTTTGGATCAATATGTGGTCATGCACGAGAATAAGGAGGTGGAAAAGAAATTGAATGACAATACTTAAAGCTGCGTTCTTGATCTTAATTGGTCTTTCAGGCGGGCTGGCAGTAGGAACTGGTCTGGTTGCTTTCCTCACCGTGCTGGGGATTGTACCCCGGCTTGCTCAAATCACCAAAACCCATGCCTTTATCCATTGGTATCAAAGGAGTATTATTATTGGCGCCGTGTTTTGGACTTGGACAGGGTTAAGGGAAGCGGAGTTTTGTTTGCTTAAAGATATTGTTATCATTTATGGACTGTTTGCCGGCATGTTTGTTGGTCTGTTGGCTGCTGCCTTAACAGAGGTGCTTAATGTCTTGCCTATTTTGGCCAAGCGCATTCATATGGTGGATAAGTTGCTGTGGTTATTGATGGCCATGGTCTTGGGTAAGATGCTGGGGTCCCTGTTTCACTGGTTGTTTTTTGTTCCCTTTTCCTAAAACCGGGGCAGTTTGAAAGAGGCCGTATTTTTGATCTGCAAGAAAGCAGCCAAATTTGAAGGAGTAACTTGCTAAATCTGGAGGCGTCATGAAAATGTATGACAAGCATAGGGATTTGACCGCTAAACGCCACGTGATCATGATTACCGATGGAGACGATGTGGCCAAGCAAGTGATAGAACAAGTGGCCAAAGATATTGGTGGACGGTGCATCACGTTGTCTGCCGGCAATCCAACTCCTATTTCTGGGGAGGAAATCGTGGAACTTATTCTGCAGGCAAAAGCATGATCCTGTCCTGGTGATGTTTGACGATAATGGGCGGGCAGGATATGGGGCGGGAGAGTCGGCTATGGTGCAGGTTGCCCGGCACCCCCGCATTTCTGTGTTGGGCGTGATTGCAGTAGCTTCTAACACGGCCCATACCAACTGCACCCATGTTGATGTGGCGATTGATGCACAGGGACGTATTGTGGAGCAAGGGGTGAACAAGGCCGGAGATGTGTTGCCTGATAGTGAAAAATGCATTTTTGGAGACACGGTAGAAATCCTTGGGCAGCTCAACATTCCGGTTATTGTGGGGATTGGAGATATCGGCAAAATGAAAAGAAGAGACCATCTCTGTTATGGCGCCCCGGTGACACATAAAGCGGTGGAAATCATCTTGGAACGGAGTGGCTACTATGAACAAGCAAACAAAGAAGCGGAAAATTGAGAAGTCATTGGAAAAAAATTATGAATATATGGATGAACGCCTGGACTTTAAGCTCAATTACGACGTAGGATGTCGTAAGTATAAGGTCGGTAATCGACAGATCCGTGTCTTTTTTGTCAACGGATTAGCGGATACAGCCAACATGACACAGCTTTTGCGCCAAATCTCCTTTGTCAAAAAGCCTTTGACATCGGAGGGTGCGTTTAAAACCCTCTTTGAAGAAACATTGGCCAATGTGCAAGTCGAAGTGACGGAAAACATGGATGAAGCGATTGATCAATTGTTGTCTGGATTAATGGTTGTAATGGGGGAGGGATGGGAAAAAGCGCTCATTGTTGATGTGCGCCAATATCCAGGCCGTGAACCGGAAGAGCCGGATACGGAACGGGTAATTAGGGGCTCACGGGACGGTTTTACCGAAAATATTATTCACAACACAGCGATGATTCGGCGCCGGGTTCGGGATGCACGCTTAAGAATGGAAATACACCAGGTTGGGGAGCGCTCCAAAACAGATATCTGCATTGCCTATATCAAGGACATTGCCAACCCCCGCTTAGTTGAAGAAATTAGGAAACAATTAGAAAAAATTGATGTTGATGGCATTCCGATGGGTGAGAAAGCGATCGAGGAATTTGTCATCAAACAAGGCTACAATCCTTTTCCAAAAGTGCGCTTCACCGAACGGCCAGATGTAGCTGCAGCCCATCTCTATGAAGGGCATGTCATGATCATGGTGGATACATCCCCAGCCATTATTATTCTGCCCACGACCTATTTTCACCACTTGCAACATGCCGAAGAATTCCGTCAAACCCCTTTCATCGGCCTTTATGTCCGTTGGATTCGCTATATTGGTATTTTATCAGCTCTATTTTTGTTGCCCTTATACACATTATTTGTGTTGGAACCCACGCTTCTGCCTGATCAAATTAAGTTTATTGGCCCAAAGAAAGACAACTATTCTTTACCTATATTTTTACAGTTTATTTTCGCGGAATTGGGGATTGACATGATGCGCATGGCTGCCATCCATACTCCCACTCCTCTCGCCACGGCGATGGGACTTGTGGCTGCTATTCTCATTGGTGAAATTGCCATACAGGTGGGACTGTTTGTGCCGGAAGTGATTTTGTATCTCGCTGTGGCAGCCATCGGCACGTTTGCCACTCCGTCTTATGAGGTGAGTTTGGCCAATAAAATGATCCGGATGGTTTTACTGGTGTTGGTCACCCTGTTTAAGGTGTCCGGGTTGGTGATTGGCGTGACTGTATTCATTGTTTGGCTCAGCACG
Coding sequences within it:
- the spoIIAB gene encoding anti-sigma F factor — its product is MAFHNKMELRFKAKSENEAFARVAVASFVSQLDPDLEQLTDIKTVVSEAVTNAIIHGYEENEEGWVFLSTEINDNEVTIIIRDEGQGIKDIEQARQPLFTTKPEMERSGMGFTIMENFMDHVEVSSEEGKGTTVKLVKKLTTNPNQALCN
- the sigF gene encoding RNA polymerase sporulation sigma factor SigF; amino-acid sequence: MDVDVKQWNRSHDYLDDEEIKSLISRSQQGDTKARDRLVQSNTRLVWSVVQRFLNRGYEAEDLFQIGCIGLLKSIDKFDLSYEVKFSTYAVPMIIGEIQRFLRDDGSVKVSRSLKETANRIRRTKDELTKQLGRQPKVSEIAEALDISPEDVVFAQEALREPASIHETVYENDGDPITLMDQIADDSDQRWFDQLALKEALTTLSEREKLIVYLRYYKDQTQSEVAERLGISQVQVSRLEKRILQQIKEHMSG
- a CDS encoding stage V sporulation protein AA; the protein is MENGQLLYLRLRHRVQLRPSQHVYFEDIAQYIVAPHYEEKLKRLRIHTVSPEDRHLIVIDVVKVIKRLQEVIPHLEVEVLGPSQTIIEIVYPQKSPQFLLVLFVWILLFTGSGLAIMNFHEDVSMLAVHQRIYKMMTGIEEPHPLWLQIPYSFGIGIGMILFFNHVFKKRLNEEPSPLEVEMFNYQQSLDQYVVMHENKEVEKKLNDNT
- a CDS encoding stage V sporulation protein AB, which gives rise to MTILKAAFLILIGLSGGLAVGTGLVAFLTVLGIVPRLAQITKTHAFIHWYQRSIIIGAVFWTWTGLREAEFCLLKDIVIIYGLFAGMFVGLLAAALTEVLNVLPILAKRIHMVDKLLWLLMAMVLGKMLGSLFHWLFFVPFS
- a CDS encoding spore germination protein; protein product: MNKQTKKRKIEKSLEKNYEYMDERLDFKLNYDVGCRKYKVGNRQIRVFFVNGLADTANMTQLLRQISFVKKPLTSEGAFKTLFEETLANVQVEVTENMDEAIDQLLSGLMVVMGEGWEKALIVDVRQYPGREPEEPDTERVIRGSRDGFTENIIHNTAMIRRRVRDARLRMEIHQVGERSKTDICIAYIKDIANPRLVEEIRKQLEKIDVDGIPMGEKAIEEFVIKQGYNPFPKVRFTERPDVAAAHLYEGHVMIMVDTSPAIIILPTTYFHHLQHAEEFRQTPFIGLYVRWIRYIGILSALFLLPLYTLFVLEPTLLPDQIKFIGPKKDNYSLPIFLQFIFAELGIDMMRMAAIHTPTPLATAMGLVAAILIGEIAIQVGLFVPEVILYLAVAAIGTFATPSYEVSLANKMIRMVLLVLVTLFKVSGLVIGVTVFIVWLSTMKSLRTPYLWPFIPFNLKAFSTVILRLTSSMTKTRPSIAHPRNKYKQPQG